Proteins encoded by one window of Xylella fastidiosa:
- a CDS encoding HlyD family secretion protein, which translates to MKDLFRKEVLEAKRTSWLGGISLIQPIKAWLLVFASSVMALLVVVFLCVGTYTRRSSVTGQLVPSKGLVTVVAPATGMVSQIKVSEGANALSGQILALVTVPRTTLASGDAIRALEQQLQERKQGLSMGQQAQAQVLSAQTSGIEAQLSAAQRELAQIEIEIATRQKQIQIANETLQRLKQLEDARYVGTLQIKQQESTVLDYTSQMQAMQRQAIMTRRSIAQLQQSLRELPGQYQNSQATYRRELAQLEQEKVETEARGALSVVSPIDGIVATQIVKSQQTVQAGQPMLSLLPVNGELEAELLLPSSAIGFIEQGDEVRLRYQAYPYQKFGHQRGQVSRISRSALTSSELAALIGNTQQTEPYYRVIVKLPQQSITVYGRHEPLKPGMLIDADILSEKRRLIEWIFEPLYSLRGKVSDN; encoded by the coding sequence GTGAAGGATTTGTTTCGCAAAGAAGTACTTGAGGCAAAGCGCACTAGTTGGCTTGGTGGTATCTCTTTGATCCAACCAATTAAAGCATGGTTGTTAGTGTTTGCATCCAGCGTTATGGCATTGTTAGTTGTGGTTTTTCTCTGCGTAGGGACTTACACTCGTAGATCCAGTGTAACGGGGCAGCTTGTTCCATCTAAAGGGCTTGTGACGGTAGTCGCACCTGCCACGGGTATGGTAAGCCAGATAAAAGTGTCAGAGGGGGCTAATGCACTTTCTGGGCAGATACTCGCATTGGTTACAGTGCCGCGGACTACTCTTGCCAGTGGTGATGCCATCAGAGCCTTGGAGCAACAGTTGCAGGAGCGGAAGCAGGGATTGTCGATGGGTCAACAAGCTCAGGCGCAAGTGCTATCTGCACAAACATCAGGGATTGAAGCGCAACTGAGTGCTGCGCAACGTGAATTGGCACAAATCGAAATTGAGATTGCGACTCGTCAGAAACAGATACAGATTGCAAACGAAACTTTGCAGCGTTTGAAGCAGTTAGAGGATGCGCGTTATGTGGGCACCCTCCAAATCAAACAACAGGAATCCACTGTACTGGATTACACGAGCCAGATGCAGGCAATGCAACGTCAAGCTATCATGACGCGACGGTCTATTGCTCAGTTGCAACAATCTTTAAGGGAATTACCGGGGCAGTATCAGAATTCCCAGGCAACCTACAGACGTGAACTGGCGCAACTGGAGCAGGAAAAGGTAGAAACGGAGGCGCGCGGTGCGCTTTCGGTTGTTTCCCCAATTGATGGAATCGTGGCTACCCAGATTGTCAAGTCTCAGCAAACAGTACAGGCGGGGCAGCCGATGTTGAGTCTGTTACCCGTGAATGGTGAGTTGGAAGCAGAACTTCTATTGCCGAGTAGCGCCATTGGTTTTATCGAGCAAGGGGATGAGGTCCGTTTACGTTACCAAGCTTACCCATATCAGAAGTTCGGGCATCAACGTGGTCAAGTATCCAGAATTAGTCGTAGTGCGTTGACTTCGAGCGAGCTTGCAGCATTAATCGGTAATACTCAACAAACCGAACCGTATTACCGCGTGATAGTGAAGCTTCCGCAACAGTCCATCACAGTCTATGGTCGGCATGAACCATTAAAACCTGGGATGCTCATTGATGCTGATATTCTTAGCGAGAAACGTCGATTAATAGAATGGATATTTGAACCATTGTACTCATTGCGAGGAAAGGTTAGTGATAATTGA
- a CDS encoding peptidase domain-containing ABC transporter, whose translation MRSVLQSEVSECGLASLAMVANAHGKHLTLSQLRQRFPSSLKGAKLTHLVHIAQQLGFSTRPLRLDMEDLGKLKLPCILHWDLNHFVVLAKVGTTKVTIYDPAIGKRKLSLNEVSKYFTGIALELTTTTEFKQQKPPPSISARQLTGPIRGLWRALAQILLLSLALQVFVVLSPFYMQWVVDQVLVSADRDLLVVLGLGFGLVLLLQIAIGLFRSWSVIYLSSRLGLQWMGNVFAHLLKLPLEYFEKRHLGDLTSRMSSVQSIQKTLTTSFVEAIIDGLMTLVTLGLMLVYSWKLALVTLVAVVLYMVIRAVSYWPVRDCTEQQLVVGAKQQTHLLESLRGIQSLKVACEESLRRSTYENLLNDTVNQEVRLARMSLGFSTASQLVFGLERIAVIWYGATLALSNVFSVGMLIAYLSYKDQFASRISSLIDKWVEFRMLRLHGERLADIVLTPPEEDYELPEMQLQKKEPDIEVEGLSFRYGEDEPWVLKDCSFKVAAGESVAIIGASGCGKTTLMKLLLGLLKPTAGTIRISGRDLHKFGTRNVRSIVGAVMQDDQLFAGSVADNISFFDPDFDLERIEAAAKLAAIHEDIAAMPMGYHALIGDMGSALSGGQKQRVILARALYRQPKLLFLDEATSHLDVMRERLVNDAVHQLKLTKVIVAHRPETIASTDRVVILDHGRIVQTVAMPEDRDDSIEIVHNTIQST comes from the coding sequence ATGAGATCCGTTTTGCAATCTGAGGTCAGTGAGTGTGGTTTGGCTTCGCTGGCGATGGTAGCCAATGCGCATGGTAAGCATCTGACCCTATCCCAGTTGCGTCAGCGTTTTCCCTCATCTCTCAAAGGCGCCAAACTGACTCATTTGGTCCATATTGCGCAGCAGCTAGGCTTTTCTACGCGTCCACTACGCCTGGATATGGAAGATCTGGGTAAGCTTAAGTTACCTTGTATTCTGCACTGGGATCTCAATCACTTTGTAGTACTGGCAAAAGTTGGGACCACTAAGGTCACCATTTACGATCCAGCCATCGGCAAGCGCAAGCTTTCACTCAATGAAGTGTCAAAGTATTTCACTGGCATAGCGCTTGAATTGACAACAACGACCGAATTCAAGCAGCAGAAACCACCGCCTTCAATTTCAGCACGTCAGTTGACCGGTCCAATCCGAGGGTTGTGGAGGGCATTGGCGCAGATTCTGTTGCTCTCGTTGGCGTTACAGGTCTTTGTAGTGCTCTCGCCTTTCTACATGCAATGGGTCGTGGATCAGGTACTGGTCTCGGCTGATCGCGATTTGCTGGTGGTACTGGGGTTGGGCTTCGGATTGGTATTGTTGCTTCAGATCGCTATCGGTTTGTTCCGTAGCTGGTCGGTGATTTACCTGTCGTCAAGGCTTGGCCTGCAATGGATGGGTAACGTATTCGCACATCTACTGAAGCTTCCATTGGAGTACTTTGAAAAGCGCCATCTTGGAGACTTGACTTCTCGCATGTCTTCGGTGCAATCGATCCAGAAAACGCTGACCACCAGTTTTGTTGAAGCGATTATTGATGGGCTGATGACGCTCGTCACGCTTGGTTTGATGCTCGTTTACAGTTGGAAACTGGCGTTGGTAACCTTGGTAGCCGTGGTGTTGTACATGGTTATCCGTGCTGTTTCTTATTGGCCAGTACGTGACTGCACCGAACAGCAATTAGTCGTTGGAGCAAAACAGCAGACCCATTTGCTGGAATCATTACGTGGTATTCAAAGTTTGAAAGTGGCATGTGAAGAGTCTCTACGTCGTTCTACTTACGAGAATCTACTCAATGACACGGTTAACCAAGAAGTGCGGCTGGCACGCATGTCATTGGGTTTCTCAACTGCTAGTCAGCTTGTGTTCGGTCTGGAGCGTATTGCAGTGATCTGGTACGGTGCCACATTGGCATTGAGCAATGTGTTCTCGGTTGGCATGTTGATTGCCTATTTATCCTACAAAGATCAGTTTGCCAGTCGAATCTCTAGCTTGATTGATAAATGGGTTGAGTTCCGTATGTTGCGTCTGCATGGTGAACGCTTGGCTGATATCGTCTTGACCCCTCCGGAAGAAGATTATGAATTGCCGGAAATGCAGCTACAGAAAAAAGAACCAGATATTGAAGTGGAAGGATTGTCGTTCCGTTATGGTGAAGACGAACCATGGGTGCTGAAAGATTGCAGCTTCAAGGTTGCCGCTGGCGAGTCGGTGGCTATTATCGGTGCTTCTGGTTGCGGTAAAACGACACTGATGAAGTTGCTGCTTGGGTTGCTCAAACCTACCGCAGGTACCATACGTATCAGTGGGCGTGATTTGCATAAATTCGGTACACGCAATGTGCGTTCGATTGTTGGTGCGGTGATGCAAGATGACCAACTCTTTGCGGGGAGTGTTGCTGATAACATTAGTTTTTTTGATCCTGATTTCGACCTGGAGCGTATTGAAGCGGCAGCGAAGCTAGCCGCGATTCATGAAGACATCGCCGCGATGCCAATGGGATACCACGCGTTGATCGGTGATATGGGCAGTGCTCTATCCGGTGGACAGAAGCAACGTGTGATTTTAGCTCGTGCGCTTTATCGTCAGCCCAAGTTGCTGTTCTTAGACGAGGCAACGAGCCACTTGGATGTTATGCGAGAGCGTTTAGTGAATGATGCAGTACACCAGTTAAAACTAACCAAAGTCATCGTTGCGCATCGCCCCGAAACCATTGCGAGTACGGATCGTGTCGTGATCTTGGATCATGGACGTATCGTGCAAACAGTGGCGATGCCAGAAGATCGTGATGACTCAATCGAAATAGTGCATAACACGATACAGAGTACGTGA
- a CDS encoding ABC transporter permease produces the protein MTNTPSNTQRNLTALSTIVRREVRRILRIWSQTLVPPAITMGLYFLIFGKLIGTRVGQMDGFDYMHFIVPGLVMMSVIQNSYGNISSSFFGAKFGRHVEELLVSPMPNWVILWGYVAGAVLRGVMVGAIVMVIAMYFTPVRLPYPLVTLSTAVLGAIIFSLAGFINATYAKNFDDIAIIPTFVLTPLSYLGGVFYSVKLLPGWAEAATYANPIFYMVNAFRYGLLGHSDVPLWKAYALMLTFIAGLSALSLWLLRREID, from the coding sequence GTGACAAACACACCAAGCAACACTCAGCGCAACCTGACCGCTCTAAGTACCATTGTCCGCCGTGAAGTGCGGCGCATATTACGCATCTGGAGCCAAACATTGGTGCCACCAGCCATTACGATGGGCTTGTATTTTTTAATTTTTGGCAAGTTGATCGGTACACGCGTAGGCCAAATGGATGGCTTCGACTATATGCACTTCATCGTACCGGGCTTAGTCATGATGAGTGTGATCCAGAACAGTTACGGTAACATCAGTTCTTCGTTCTTCGGCGCCAAGTTCGGCCGACACGTCGAGGAGCTTCTGGTGAGTCCAATGCCAAATTGGGTGATTCTATGGGGCTACGTCGCAGGAGCAGTGCTACGAGGGGTGATGGTCGGCGCCATCGTGATGGTCATCGCGATGTACTTTACTCCGGTGCGACTACCTTACCCACTAGTGACATTAAGCACAGCTGTACTGGGGGCAATCATCTTCTCACTGGCCGGCTTCATTAACGCTACCTACGCCAAAAATTTCGACGACATCGCGATCATACCGACGTTCGTTCTAACTCCATTGAGCTATCTCGGAGGCGTATTTTACTCAGTGAAGCTGCTACCAGGCTGGGCAGAGGCCGCCACTTATGCGAACCCAATCTTTTACATGGTCAATGCCTTCCGCTACGGCTTGCTTGGCCATAGCGACGTACCATTGTGGAAAGCATATGCACTCATGCTGACATTCATTGCTGGACTCAGTGCATTATCGTTGTGGTTGCTAAGACGGGAAATAGATTAG
- a CDS encoding ABC transporter ATP-binding protein codes for MNSTIPNTPALHVYNLHKTYSNGTQALKGISLDITPGDFFALLGPNGAGKSTLISIVSSLVNLSSGSVEVFGIDLVHERSAAIRLIGLVPQEINFNLFEKPLDILINYAGFYGIPYAKAEALAEIELKRAHLWGKAHVMSRTLSGGMKRRLMIARAMMTQPRLLILDEPTAGVDVEIRRDMWRVLQEINANGTTIMLTTHYLEEAESLCRNLAIINGGQIIEKGPMRTLLAKLDVEGFLLDIDGTLPAQLPSIEDTTLNALDDHTLDLSMPRAMNLNQVFAALSAANIQVRSMRTKSNRLEELFIRLTST; via the coding sequence TTGAACTCCACTATCCCTAATACACCCGCTCTACACGTGTATAACCTGCACAAGACCTATAGCAATGGTACGCAGGCCCTCAAAGGGATCAGTCTGGACATCACACCAGGTGACTTTTTCGCTTTACTTGGCCCCAACGGAGCCGGCAAGTCCACTTTAATTAGCATCGTCAGTTCTCTAGTGAATTTAAGCAGCGGTAGTGTCGAAGTATTCGGCATTGACTTGGTACACGAGCGTAGTGCGGCCATACGATTGATCGGTCTGGTACCACAGGAGATCAACTTCAACCTGTTCGAAAAACCTTTAGACATTCTGATCAACTACGCCGGCTTCTACGGTATACCGTACGCCAAAGCTGAGGCTCTTGCAGAGATTGAACTCAAACGCGCGCACCTGTGGGGAAAGGCACATGTAATGAGTCGCACTCTGTCTGGCGGGATGAAACGACGTTTGATGATTGCCCGTGCGATGATGACTCAACCGCGTTTGCTCATCCTGGATGAACCTACGGCTGGTGTGGACGTGGAGATTCGCCGGGACATGTGGCGTGTGTTACAGGAGATCAATGCTAACGGCACCACAATCATGCTCACCACACACTACCTTGAAGAAGCAGAAAGCCTATGCCGTAACTTAGCGATCATCAACGGTGGTCAGATTATCGAAAAGGGACCTATGCGTACACTACTCGCCAAATTGGACGTGGAGGGATTCCTTCTTGATATCGACGGAACATTACCGGCGCAGCTGCCAAGCATTGAGGACACGACGCTGAATGCTTTGGACGATCACACGTTGGACTTAAGCATGCCGCGCGCGATGAACCTGAACCAGGTGTTCGCTGCACTGAGCGCTGCTAACATCCAGGTACGTTCGATGCGTACGAAGAGTAATCGTCTGGAAGAGCTGTTTATACGTTTGACCAGCACGTAG
- a CDS encoding pilus assembly protein: MKEQDLMVGMSRIILNNLFFFRCVVAVFSAHSLVISGAVHAGVQISQSPLHGGGDVPGNLAIVASIEFPTVISVANLADTYTPGVRYVGYFDSNKCYKYHYSSRELDRYFYPVASPRPQANYGCNTTGGVWAGNFLNWAATQTIDPFRSALTGGYRVRDTANETILEKAVMDRAYPGNFPRRTIEGLALTTSVPAQWLRFRMRIDGLGNRMRFTQFPGLSTDPLNTEGQPYDPSRHPLNSNDRGVYEVSVRVKVCDASVGLESNCVAYPSGFYKPEGLVQEYSKRVRYSVFSYKNDDYYLDDGGVLRARQKFVGPKTYYPEQGEKTNPHAEWHPRTGVLYDNPNPEDAKATTHRVGRTIGNSGVINYLNKFSQMETGKNTKGFDPVSELYYTAYRYFKRLGNVPEYSVLTGSVNEKYQQADAFPVITDWDDPIRYACQSNVVLGIGDTHTNFDKNLPGNTNTTGEPVKPQAVRNDRSIDVVKRMAQIFQMEGMRQQDAMTSALAPSFNFLVPGAGNNSAYIAALAYDAHTKDMRPDLEGDQLLTTHWVDVVEGGDYKIPISTNQYWLAAKYGGFQVPAGYDPDKTVNPLSEATWWTNGEYVNNDLKANAKRADNFYVAADAEKMVASLKQAFSRIVAEIKGAGTGLSSNSARLETGAVTYQAQFFSGTWRGDLIAYHVDKVTGALTPFWNANFPAWEQRVIKFANATTLQDFTKKNLGQTALASASAQQINYLRGDRSQEGNVPGKLRIRSGIMGDIVNSQPLYVGAPNGRLYTTANFTGASAYAAFAAQQANRVPVVYVGANDGMLHAFDANTGKEIFAFVPRAAMPKLLEYTDQNYVHQYYVDGELTAADIYDTKLGWRSVLVGTLGRGGKGLFALDVTDPSNIRLLWDKTSADIGGLGNTLSKPMIVQTSDGTWSVLLGNGPNSTADNAQLIVMNLLTGHAAQVPVSKTSNNGLSGVFPWSSQSNGITDRVYAGDLLGTLWRFTFSDNAWKVVPLFTATYQGKAQPISATPLGAIERSTGRMWIFFGTGRVLSSHDMDNKEVQSWYGLIDQGTTISGRTGLSQVQIVDEGVVNGYAVRTVSDPKNIGTDGWYMDLISPKSGKQGERMIVSNMFRGAALIGTTRIPDNSDICKLSGSGFVMAINPFTGGRLGQWFFDLNTGGGSGGALNGNPVSGVGVSSAPNSPVFTGNIMQIGADDGTVTSLKTPSSGGLNINRVSWREILRP, from the coding sequence ATGAAGGAACAAGATTTGATGGTAGGTATGAGCAGGATTATTCTCAATAACCTCTTCTTTTTTAGATGTGTGGTTGCGGTGTTCTCGGCACACTCATTGGTCATCAGTGGTGCTGTACATGCGGGGGTGCAGATCTCCCAGTCCCCATTACATGGTGGCGGCGACGTGCCAGGCAACCTGGCTATTGTTGCGTCTATCGAGTTTCCCACGGTGATTAGCGTGGCTAATCTGGCCGACACCTACACCCCAGGGGTGAGGTATGTCGGCTACTTCGATTCCAACAAGTGCTACAAATACCACTACAGCTCTCGGGAGCTGGATCGTTACTTCTATCCCGTTGCTTCTCCAAGGCCTCAAGCCAATTACGGTTGCAATACTACAGGCGGGGTGTGGGCTGGGAATTTTCTGAATTGGGCCGCCACCCAGACGATTGATCCATTTCGCTCCGCATTGACCGGTGGCTATCGGGTGCGTGACACCGCCAACGAAACCATTCTAGAAAAAGCAGTGATGGATCGTGCTTATCCTGGAAATTTCCCGCGTCGCACCATCGAAGGCTTGGCTCTTACCACTTCAGTGCCGGCGCAGTGGCTCCGTTTCCGTATGCGCATTGACGGTCTCGGCAACAGAATGCGGTTTACTCAGTTTCCCGGTTTATCGACAGATCCTTTAAATACGGAGGGTCAACCTTACGATCCTTCCAGGCATCCATTAAACAGCAATGATAGAGGCGTTTACGAAGTGAGCGTCAGAGTCAAAGTGTGCGATGCCTCGGTCGGCTTGGAGTCCAACTGTGTGGCCTATCCCAGTGGTTTCTACAAGCCCGAGGGGCTGGTCCAGGAATATTCCAAGCGTGTCCGCTATAGCGTTTTTAGTTACAAAAATGACGACTATTACTTGGACGATGGCGGTGTTCTGCGTGCCCGCCAGAAGTTTGTTGGGCCTAAAACCTACTATCCGGAGCAAGGCGAAAAAACCAACCCCCATGCCGAATGGCATCCTCGAACTGGCGTCCTCTATGACAATCCCAATCCTGAGGATGCTAAGGCGACTACTCATCGGGTGGGTCGTACTATCGGCAATTCCGGGGTGATTAACTATTTGAATAAGTTCTCTCAGATGGAGACCGGTAAGAACACGAAGGGGTTCGATCCTGTCAGTGAGCTTTACTACACGGCATACCGTTATTTTAAACGCCTGGGCAATGTCCCGGAATATTCGGTATTGACGGGTTCTGTGAATGAAAAGTACCAGCAGGCCGATGCGTTTCCGGTGATTACCGATTGGGATGACCCGATTCGTTATGCCTGCCAGAGCAATGTTGTTCTGGGAATCGGCGATACCCACACCAATTTCGATAAGAATCTACCTGGGAATACCAACACAACCGGAGAGCCTGTCAAACCCCAAGCGGTCAGAAATGACAGAAGCATTGACGTGGTCAAGCGCATGGCGCAGATCTTCCAGATGGAAGGCATGAGACAGCAGGATGCCATGACCTCGGCTTTGGCACCTTCATTCAACTTTCTAGTGCCTGGCGCCGGAAACAACTCAGCCTACATTGCCGCTCTGGCCTACGATGCCCATACCAAGGACATGCGTCCTGATCTTGAAGGGGATCAGCTGCTCACAACACATTGGGTGGATGTGGTGGAGGGGGGGGATTACAAAATTCCAATATCAACCAACCAATACTGGTTGGCCGCGAAATATGGCGGATTTCAAGTGCCTGCCGGTTACGATCCGGATAAGACAGTTAACCCCCTGTCTGAGGCGACTTGGTGGACCAACGGCGAGTACGTCAATAACGATCTTAAGGCCAATGCCAAGCGGGCGGACAATTTCTACGTTGCCGCCGACGCGGAAAAGATGGTAGCCAGCCTCAAACAGGCCTTCTCGCGCATCGTTGCCGAGATCAAGGGGGCAGGGACGGGACTGTCTAGCAACAGCGCTAGACTTGAAACCGGTGCGGTTACCTACCAGGCACAATTTTTCAGTGGCACCTGGCGTGGTGATCTGATCGCCTATCACGTAGATAAAGTGACCGGCGCGCTCACCCCATTTTGGAACGCCAACTTCCCGGCATGGGAACAGCGTGTTATCAAGTTTGCCAATGCCACCACACTGCAAGACTTCACCAAAAAAAATCTAGGCCAAACCGCGCTGGCATCGGCGAGTGCGCAGCAGATTAATTACCTGCGTGGTGATCGCAGCCAGGAAGGCAATGTGCCCGGCAAACTCCGCATCCGCAGCGGCATCATGGGAGATATTGTCAACTCCCAACCGCTCTATGTTGGTGCCCCCAATGGACGGCTGTACACAACCGCGAACTTCACTGGGGCGAGCGCCTATGCCGCGTTCGCCGCCCAGCAGGCCAACCGGGTGCCGGTGGTTTACGTGGGTGCCAATGACGGCATGTTGCATGCCTTCGATGCCAATACCGGTAAAGAAATATTTGCATTTGTGCCTCGTGCGGCCATGCCCAAATTGCTGGAGTACACCGATCAGAACTACGTACACCAGTACTACGTGGATGGTGAACTGACCGCCGCTGATATTTACGATACCAAGTTGGGGTGGCGCTCGGTGCTGGTGGGGACGTTGGGTCGAGGCGGCAAAGGTCTGTTTGCCTTGGATGTGACCGACCCTTCCAATATTCGTTTGCTGTGGGACAAAACGTCCGCGGATATTGGCGGCTTGGGGAATACCTTGAGCAAACCGATGATTGTGCAGACCTCCGATGGCACCTGGTCGGTATTGCTTGGCAATGGTCCAAACAGCACTGCGGATAACGCGCAACTGATCGTGATGAATCTGTTGACCGGTCATGCAGCCCAAGTGCCCGTTAGCAAGACCTCAAACAATGGACTGTCTGGTGTATTTCCCTGGTCCAGCCAGAGCAACGGCATTACGGATCGCGTGTATGCAGGTGACCTGCTGGGCACGTTGTGGCGCTTTACTTTTAGCGATAACGCTTGGAAGGTGGTGCCGCTGTTTACTGCCACGTATCAAGGGAAGGCACAGCCGATCAGCGCAACTCCGCTGGGGGCCATTGAGCGCTCCACGGGGCGGATGTGGATTTTCTTTGGGACAGGGAGAGTGTTGTCTTCGCATGATATGGATAACAAGGAGGTACAGAGCTGGTATGGCCTGATTGACCAGGGAACGACGATTTCTGGGCGTACTGGGCTGAGCCAGGTACAGATTGTTGATGAGGGTGTAGTCAATGGGTATGCCGTGCGTACGGTTTCTGATCCTAAGAATATAGGTACTGATGGCTGGTATATGGATCTGATTTCGCCGAAATCCGGTAAGCAGGGAGAACGGATGATTGTGTCCAACATGTTCCGTGGAGCGGCGTTGATCGGGACCACTCGTATTCCGGATAACAGCGACATTTGCAAGCTCAGCGGCAGTGGGTTTGTCATGGCGATCAACCCATTCACTGGTGGCCGGTTGGGTCAATGGTTTTTTGATCTCAACACTGGTGGTGGCAGTGGTGGTGCGTTGAATGGTAATCCAGTGTCTGGTGTGGGTGTGAGCAGTGCGCCGAATAGCCCTGTATTTACCGGCAATATCATGCAAATAGGAGCGGATGACGGTACGGTTACGTCGTTGAAGACGCCCTCCAGCGGAGGCCTCAATATAAACCGTGTGTCATGGCGTGAAATCTTGAGGCCGTAA